The Muribaculum intestinale genome includes the window CATCTGATTTGTATTCATTGTTTGACTACAAGGATTTCCGGGAGAAAATGGATTTGGAGAAAGCATACCTTCAGGGGCGTTTCGATGCCGTGCCGTATATCAACGAATTTGAGAACATCTGACTATGGCACGAAAAGCAAAGCAACCGAGGGGCAAGAAGATGAACCCGACATTCTTCGTGTTTTGCGAGGGTAAGACGGAGGCGGCATACATTGACCTGCTGCGTCGCAGTTTCCGTGTGCCGGTGGAAATTATAGCGAGGGTCAGCGACTCCAATATTTCACAGCCTTATATTGACAGATGTAAGCGTGACAGGTTTACAACATCGGATGATAAGACATTTTTGATGTTTGACCTTGATGTGCCGGGTATGCTGGAGCGTTTGCGAAAGATAAAAGATGCCGTGTTACTGCTCTCCAATCCCAGTATCGAGTATTGGTTTCTGTTACATTATAAGGACACCAACAAGGAGCTGTCATCTGCTGAATGTCTTGCAATGCTGAAAGGAATAGACGCGGATTACCAGAAAGGCGTATTCTCCACGGCAATGAAAAAGGTCTTGATAGACGCGATTGAAGAAGCCGCCAAACGAGCAAAAACCAAAGAGACATACACTAATCCGTCATCAACAATTCACCTGCTGACCGATGAGATAACCGCAGTCAAAAGATAGTTGCAAGAAGCTTTTTCGGCTGAAAACAGCACGGCAAATCAACCGTGAGTCGGCAAAAGCCATACTCTTATGGAATACTTGGATTTGGCATTTTGAACCGTGAGCCGGGAAATTCCTGTATTCGTGAGTCCGAAGGATTTTTAACGCTTTGGCTCTTTGATGATTGGGAATAAAGTATTAACTTTGCATTACCGTATCATCATAACGGTGAAGAACATTGAAGTAGCGGAGTGAGCCAATAGTGAGTCGGCTCTTACTCTTGCTCGCAACTCTTTGATAGCCAGTGCTAATAAATGAAATATCCCCGAAATCTCCGGGGTCACAAGACAAAGCATCAAAATGCAGAAAACCTCTGAAATCCAGACGATTTCGGAGGTTTTTCGTTATCCCCAATCGGCGTTTCTACACAGAACATTGGGGGTCAGTAGCAAAACCCGGTTGAATTGTAAAAAAATTACCCGAGAGTAAAAATATTTTTAGGCGCTTAGATTGGAGTTTAGCGCTGTTGTCATTAGGGAATCTACTATATAAATAACAAGTGCTTATGATGATTAGACTTCCCTAATTCAGTTAGCGATACGCCCATCTATCCCTAAATCTCAGAAATTAACAACCGCTTTTTTACATTGACCCGATTGTACCCTCGCGAGGGTTCTGATTTTGGTCGGCTGTGAGTGATGTGTGAGTGGGCACAATTGTGATCGATTTCACTCACAGTTGATAATTCTCGACTGTGAGCTGACTGGAACACACGATATTACCATCATATACACATTCACAAAGTGGGGTTTTCAGAGTGGGAATGAACCTCTGACCCGGTTAGGGTGGCAATTTCGGAGTTTTCTAAACATACTTTAACTCTTGAAAACTCGTTGGTTGAATTAAAACTCAAAAGTTGCACAATCCACAGATTGCTAGTGAATTAGTGGTAGCTAAGCCATTAACTACCATTTGTCTGCTTATGAGCAACATCATAGTAAATTTCGTATGAATGTAAAAAAACGAATTGCTTCATAATGAACTTGGAAACGTTACCACATGCGGTATCGTTCCCAAGTTTTCTGACCTCGAAGTCATAGTTCATGGACCTATTAAGCCAGGCCTTGCGGTATATCAGTCGAAGCGCTTGCGGTTGAATACGAAATTGCGCCCGAGATACTTCTCACGTACCACAGGATTGCCGGCAAGCTCTTCGGAGGTACCTTGAAACAGGATTTTTCCCTCAAACAGCAAATATGCACGGTCGGTGATACGCAAAGTCTCCTGGGCATTATGGTCAGTAATAAGGATTCCGATATTCTTCTCCTTGAGCTTGTATACTACCTCCTGGATATCCTCTACCGCGATAGGGTCGACTCCGGCAAACGGCTCGTCAAGCATTATAAACTTTGGATTGATGGCCAGACAGCGCGCTATCTCCGTGCGTCGACGCTCGCCACCCGACAATTGGTCGCCGAGATTCTTGCGCACCTTCTGCAACCGGAACTCCGAAATAAGGCTCTCCAGCTTATCGCGCTGATATTCACGCGAGGTATTGGTCATCTCAAGCACCGAGCGTATATTGTTCTCTACAGAGAGTTTACGAAACACCGACGGCTCCTGGGCAAGATAGCCGATACCGTTCTGCGCACGCTTGTATACCGGATATTTAGTGATATTCAAATCATTGAGAAATATCTGTCCCTCATTGGGAGTGATAAGTCCTACAGTCATGTAGAACGTGGTCGTCTTCCCGGCACCATTCGGGCCGAGCAGACCGACAATCTCACCCTGCGTGACGTTAATCGACACATGGTTGACCACCGTACGCTGACGGTATTTCTTCACAAGATTCTCCGTGCGGAGCACCATCTTCCCCTCGTAAAGAGGTCCCTGGTCCGGGTCGGATACTTCCACTGAATCGGGCAACGCACCGGCAGCCACATCAATACCGGTATTTTCAGCCGTCTCTGTATCTATAATCACCGAGTCAGCCCCGGTAGCGGAATTTTCATTGTATTTCGCTGTCATACCTTATATATACTCTACGGCGATTATCTGTTAAGATGAAGTCGGCTCTCTATATAGTCGGTGAGCAATTGCACGGCCACACGATTGTCGGCACCCTGTGGCACAAGCAGGTCGGCATTACGCTTCGACGGCTCGATATACATCTGGTGCATAGGCTTCAGTATCGCCTCGTATCTGTCGATTACCATCTGAGGGGTTCGACCGCGCTCAATGCAGTCGCGTGAAATCACACGTATCAGGCGGTCGTCAGCATCGGCATCAACAAACACCTTGACATCCATCAGCTTGCACAGTTCGGGCTGTGTAAGTATGAGAATTCCCTCGATTATCACTACATCGCGTGGCTCTACAGTGATTGTCTCAGGCTGCCGTGTGCATGTCAGATAGCTGTATGTAGGCATATCTATTGACTTCCCCGCCTTCAGCTCACGCAGATGATGCTCAAGCAGTTCCCACTCTATCGCTGCCGGCTCGTCGAAGTTGATATTGCAGCGCAACTCAGGCGCGATATGGCTTGAATCGCGATAATATGAATCCTGCGGCAACACCGCTACCTCACCCGCGGGCAGAGAGTTGATTATCTTATTGACCACGGTGGTTTTTCCCGATCCGGTACCACCGGCTATGCCTATTACCAACATTATCTGTTATATTTAGAGCCGACTGATACTACGGTCAAATACACCGCGCAGTACAATCGGCCAGTTTATACGACACAAAGTAAACAAAAAAAATGCTACGAGCCAAAGAAATTGCTTAACTTTGACCCACATATTGACATACCTTATGATAATAGAATCGTCACTGACCCGTTTCGGGCAATACTGCATATTCATGAGCCGTGTGTTCGGCGTGCCCCAGAAGTGGCGCGTTTTCGGCCGAAAGTTCCTACAGGAGATTGGCAAGCTGGGGCTTGACTCAATCCCCCTGACCATAATAATAAGTATATTTATCGGTGCGGTAATCTGCATACAGATGCAGCTCAACATGACCAGCCCCATAATGCCGGCATACTCTACCGGACTGGCTACCCGCGACATTCTGCTCCTTGAGTTCAGCTCGGCGGTGCTCTGTCTTATCCTGTCGGGAAAAGTCGGCTCCAACATAGCCTCTGAGATAGGAACCATGCGTGTCACCGAGCAGATCGACGCCCTGGAAATAATGGGCATCAACTCGGCCAACTTCCTTGTTCTGCCAAAGATTCTGGCTTTCATGGTGTTCATACCCGTGCTGGTCATATTCTCTATCGCCACCGGACTATTCGGCGGATGGATTATAGCGGCCTTCACCGACCTCATCCCAGTATCAAGATATATCTACGGCATCCAGACGATGTTTATCGAATGGTACGTATGGTACACCATCATCAAGGCCATCGTATTCTCGATAATAATTACATCGGTAGCCTCATTCTGCGGATACTATGTGAAAGGCGGAGCCCTCGAGGTGGGCAAAGCATCGACCAATGCGGTCGTATCAAGCTCCATACTCATACTCCTGTTTGACGTCATACTTACAAAACTCCTGATGCAATGATAGAGGTAAAGGACATCGAAAAATCTTTCGACGGAGTAAAAGTGCTCAAAGGCGTAAGCGCGACCTTCGAGACAGGCAAGGTCAACCTTATCATCGGCCAGAGCGGCTCGGGCAAAACCGTGCTCATGAAGTCACTCGTAGGCCTCGTGCGCCCCGAGCATGGCGAGATACTTTACGACAGACGCGACCTTATGACCATGGGACGCGAACAGTTGCGCCACCTGCGCACCGAGATAGGCATGCTGTTTCAGGGCTCGGCGCTGTTCGACTCGGAAACGGTGCTCGGCAATGTCGAGTTCCCGATTATGATGTATACCGGAATGAGCCTGGCCGAGCGACGCGAGCGCGCACGCTTCTGCCTTGAGCGTGTAGGGCTGAAAGGAGCCGACGACAAATATCCGAGCGAAATTTCCGGAGGCATGCAGAAGCGTGTGGCCATAGCACGCGCCATCGCACTCAATCCGAAATATCTGTTCTGCGACGAACCAAACTCCGGGCTCGACCCAAAGACCTCGATACTTATCGACGAGTTGCTCTATGACATCACCCACGAGTACGGCATAACCACTGTCATCAACACCCACGACATGAACTCCGTGCTTGGCATCGGTGAGAATATCGTGTTTATCAACAAAGGACACCGCGAGTGGGTAGGCAACAAAGAACTCATATACACCACCACCAACGAAGCCCTCACCGACTTCGTATTCGCCAACGACCTGTTTCAGAAAGTTCGTTCCTACGTGCTCGAGCACGCTCACAAATAGAATATGGCCAACAGATAGCCTCGCTCTATCTGCTCACGAGAGCGTCACATGTATTCCCGCGGTATCATCAGCCGAAGGCCTCCGCAGCCCCGATTTGTCATCCATATCCTTGACTGATGTCTGCGAAGAGGCGGCCAGAGTGTCGGCATCCGACATTTCTGCGCCGAATATGCGCGGTATGATACGGTTGACGGCGAGCAGCACCGCAAGATAACATGCCAGCAGCACGACAAGATCAAAACGGAGCGGAAACACACCATGAAAATGTCCCCCGGCAAGATATACCAAAAACTCAAGCCAGAAGATAGTCTGCACACACAGGCAAAGCGTACACCAGGCGTGAATCCTGAATTTCTGGTAACACACACTCCACACCGTATAAGGCAGACAGCATGCGCTCGCCACAGCAAGATAGGGCAGACAAGGCGGATAAACAAGCATGGCCACAAAACTAACCGAAAAGTACGTAATCCCTATCTGGCACCAAGGAAAAAGCCCGAGAAACACCGAGGCATCGTGGCTCAACACTGTCGAGCAGCCATGACTCTGGATTACACCGCACACACTGTCGGCGGCACGGCTGTCGACATGCGCATCCTTCAGTATGAGCAGATAGCACACATATATCCCGACAGCGTTCAACACAAATACTGCACAGGTCGACCAATCGCCGAACGTATGGCCTGACACTGCAAACACCGCCACAAGAAATACAACACACACTACAAGCAGCCACTTCTCTATACCCCTTGACAATTCCTTGAACCGGTGAGACTTGAAATTCGTCTCCCCGCTGTCTGACGTCGGAGAGGCCGAAATGGCCTTGCCGCTCCATTCATCCACAAACTTTCCGACAGGCATGATGACAGCTTTGGCATCATGCGGTCCGATAACCGATACAAACTTAGGAGACACCTCGGTCACAATACGGCATCCATCGGCAGTCTGAGCCACAAACGGCACTTTCACCCCCGCCAGAGCCTCAGCCGACGGCTTCACATCGGCAATCTCCGGAGCCGCCTTGTACTCGCGCAGAAGATCGTACATTGCTGTCAGAGCCATATGTCGCGGATATGCGCGATAACGTCTCGTACTGTATGCGTTGGTGTGCGGTACGCCGAGTACCCTCAGATATTCAGTAAAAACAGAGCCGGATGATGCCATATGATTATTTTTGTTTCTGATTCAGAATAATAACAAATACATGCAATCTTGGTTTGTAGCACCCATTTTTGGCGATGCCATTTTGCCATACACAAGAATTGAAGTAACTTTGCGGAAGATAATAACCCTGTTAGCATTATAATGGATAAAGTAGTTGCACGAGTGCTGTTGTTGTTGTCGACAATATCCGTTACGACAATACACACGCAAGCCGCCGACCAGGCTGATACTCAAGAAAAATCATTTGACTATATACCTAAAGTACACGGCACTGTACGCACACGCTACGAAATGGCTACCGAAGATGTCATGTCGCGGTTTCAGGTACGCACGGCCCGCATCGCCGTAAGCGGCAATGTAGCCCCGTTTATCGATTACTTCATGCAGACCGACTTCAACGACCGCGGTTCATACACATTCCTTGACGCATGGGGACGAGTGGCCATTACCAATGACATCAGGATATCAATGGGACAAATGCGTATACCATTCAGTGTCGACGCAAGCCGTTCCCCTCATCAGTATTATTTCGCCAACCACTCGACAGTGGGCAAACTAGTAGGCCAGCAGCGCGGCGTAGGCGGAAAAATAGCCGTAGTCCTACCCGGCACCGGTCTGACAGCTGAGGCCGGCGTATTCAATACCCACTCCATCACCCGCCACAAAGTATGGGAGCGCACAATGGATGCCTCATGCAAGGCCCGCTATACATTCGGCAACATGTTTGTCGAAGGTGGTTTTGAATCCGTGATGCCCGACTCCATCCGCATCAACCAGATTGACGGAGCAGTACACTGGGGAGCCGGGCACTGGATGATAGAGGGTGAATACCTCTACAAGCATTATACCAACAACAGTTTCAAACCCACCCACGCCTGGAACGTAATGGCCGACTACAGTATGCCCATACGCACCAACACATTCAACCGCATGTCGTTCCAGGCCCGCTACGACGGAGTGACCGACAACAGCCAGGGAACACGCGACAGCGCCGGCGAGCTGTATATCACCCAGCCGCGCCACCAGCGTGCCACAGTCGGTGCGACTCTTAGCTACATACACCCGAAAGTCAGAGCCGATGTGCGCATCAACTACGAAAACTATTTCTACCCCTCAGATACAGAAGTGGATATAGAGGACAAAAACAAGCTGGTGCTTGAACTCGTAGTACGCTTCTAAACAGCAACAACCAAGTATCAACACTATACCATATAGACATGTCGAAAATAGGATCAGTAATGACCCCGGTAGGGCGCAAGGCGCTACTGCTGGGCAGTGGAGAGTTAGGCAAGGAAGTCGCTATCGAACTCATGCGTTATGGCGTCGAGGTAGTCGCCTGCGACCGCTACGCCAACGCTCCGGCCATGCAGGTGGCCCACCGCAGCCATGTGTTCAATATGCTTGACGGTGCCGAGCTGCGCCGAATCATCGAACTCGAACGCCCCGACCATATCATACCGGAAGTCGAGGCCATCGCCACCCCTACCCTGCTTGAACTTGAGAAAGAAGGATACAACGTGACCCCTACCGCCCGCGCCGCATGGCTTACCATGAACCGTGAAGGCATACGTCGGCTCGCTGCCGAAGAACTCGGCATCACCACCTCACCCTATCGCTTCGCCTCAACCCGCGAGGAATTTGAAAAAGCAATTGAGGAAATCGGCATACCATGTGTGGTAAAACCCATCATGAGCTCGTCGGGCCACGGGCAGAGCACCGTAAAGAGCGCAGCCGACATCGACCGCGCATGGCACACAAGTCAGGAAGGCGGACGCGCAGGAGCCGGACGTGTTATTGTAGAAGGCTTCGTAGACTTCGATTATGAAATAACCCTGCTAACCGTGCGCAGCTGTTCAGGCACTGTATATTGTGAGCCGGTAGGCCATATCCAGATTGACGGCGACTACCGCTACTCATGGCAGCCGCAGCCTATGAGCACAGCAGCGCTCGAGTCTGCCCAGGAAATTGCCAAAAAAGTAACCGATGCTCTTGGCGGATACGGAATATTCGGCGTAGAGCTATTCATAAAGGGCGATCAAGTAATATTTTCCGAGGTTTCGCCCCGTCCCCACGACACGGGAATGGTGACTATGATTTCACAGGACCTCAGTGAATTCGGTCTCCACGCACGCGCGCTGCTCGGACTTCCCGTGCCTTCAATCCGATTCTACGGCCCGTCGGCATCACGTGCTGTGGTTGTCGAGGGTGATACCGACAAAGTAGAATTTGACAACCTCGAGCAGGTACTCGCCGAACCCGGAGTACAGATACGCATATTCGGCAAGCCCGAAGTAAAAGGCCACCGCCGTATGGGCGTGATTCTCGCCACTGACGAAAGTGTCGACGCCGCACGTGCCAAGGCCGAGCGTGCCTATGAGGCTCTACGTGTCAACGTACTGCCCCGATAACCACCGGTCCGGACGCAAGATGACAAGAAAATACGCCGTGCCACTCAACTCATGGCACGGCGCATCTATTATATCATGTAACGGCGGCTATGGCTTCAAAGCAGCCATCACAGCATCGACATACTGCCGCCCGACAGGGAGAACCTTGCCGCCGGAGAGCCTGACCTCCTGACGGTTGAAACTTTCGACCTTGCCGACAGGGATGATAAAGGAACGGTGTATACGCAAAAAATCCTTCTGAGGCAGCATCCCATATATATTCTTCAAAATACCCCGAGAAACCACACACGTGCCCTTTGCCCTGAAGATTTTCGAATACCCCTCCATCGCCTCGATATACAGAATATCGTCGAGAGCGATACTTACATTATTATACTCCTGCTTTACGACAAGGCTTTGTCCCTTTCTGGCTGTGTCGGCATACTCTATGCGTCTGAATGCCTTTTCCATCGCAGCCTTAAAACGCGAATAGGCAAACGGTTTGTGCAGATAGTCGACAGCATCGAGATTGAAACCATCGAGCGCATACTGCAGATAGGCTGTGGTAAATATGAAACATGTACCCTTCGGAAGGCTGGAGGCAATCGACAGGCCGTTGATATTTTCCATCTCTATGTCAAGGAATACTATGTCGGGGCGCTCGGCGTTTATGACACGCATCCCCTCGGCAGGATTGGTGAAGGTAAGCAACGACACCCCTCCGAGCCGTTCGCAGAATTTCTCGATGACATCAAGGGCAAGAACCTCATCATCGATTGCCACACATTTTACAGTACGTTCCATATCATCATCCGAGTTTTATGTTAAGATTTACCATGAAATTACCATCGCGTTCTTCCGTTACAAGCGAATGACTCCCGGGATAAAGAGCGGCCAGACGCGCTCTACAGTTCTGCATGCCGGCCGGCATCTCCTTGCGAAACATATCGGCATGCCGCATCACACAATTGCGTGTCACCAGCTCAAGTTCTCCATTGCGCACGACAAGGGATATGTATATATTACAGTCCGCACTTGTCGACGAGCCATACTTAAAAGCATTCTCGACAAACGTAAGGAGTATCATCGGTGGAATCTCAATGCCATCGTCATCGATACGATAATCGCAACGCACCTTGGTATGCTCGTTGAGTCTGAGCATCTGCAGGTCTATATAGTTCTGGATATAAGTAAGTTCGTCGCGCAGGGCCACATACTCATTGTCAATAGTAACGTATGTGTATTTCAGAATCTCTGTAAACTTTATAAATGCATCCTCGGCCTTCTCCGAAGTGCCGATTACCAGACTGTACAGCGAGTTGAGAGTATTAAACAGAAAATGCGGGCTTATCTGAGCCTTGAACATTGCAAGCTGTGCCTTGTCGCGCTGATTCTCTATCTT containing:
- a CDS encoding RloB family protein, yielding MARKAKQPRGKKMNPTFFVFCEGKTEAAYIDLLRRSFRVPVEIIARVSDSNISQPYIDRCKRDRFTTSDDKTFLMFDLDVPGMLERLRKIKDAVLLLSNPSIEYWFLLHYKDTNKELSSAECLAMLKGIDADYQKGVFSTAMKKVLIDAIEEAAKRAKTKETYTNPSSTIHLLTDEITAVKR
- the lptB gene encoding LPS export ABC transporter ATP-binding protein; protein product: MVLRTENLVKKYRQRTVVNHVSINVTQGEIVGLLGPNGAGKTTTFYMTVGLITPNEGQIFLNDLNITKYPVYKRAQNGIGYLAQEPSVFRKLSVENNIRSVLEMTNTSREYQRDKLESLISEFRLQKVRKNLGDQLSGGERRRTEIARCLAINPKFIMLDEPFAGVDPIAVEDIQEVVYKLKEKNIGILITDHNAQETLRITDRAYLLFEGKILFQGTSEELAGNPVVREKYLGRNFVFNRKRFD
- the udk gene encoding uridine kinase, which produces MLVIGIAGGTGSGKTTVVNKIINSLPAGEVAVLPQDSYYRDSSHIAPELRCNINFDEPAAIEWELLEHHLRELKAGKSIDMPTYSYLTCTRQPETITVEPRDVVIIEGILILTQPELCKLMDVKVFVDADADDRLIRVISRDCIERGRTPQMVIDRYEAILKPMHQMYIEPSKRNADLLVPQGADNRVAVQLLTDYIESRLHLNR
- a CDS encoding MlaE family ABC transporter permease, which translates into the protein MIIESSLTRFGQYCIFMSRVFGVPQKWRVFGRKFLQEIGKLGLDSIPLTIIISIFIGAVICIQMQLNMTSPIMPAYSTGLATRDILLLEFSSAVLCLILSGKVGSNIASEIGTMRVTEQIDALEIMGINSANFLVLPKILAFMVFIPVLVIFSIATGLFGGWIIAAFTDLIPVSRYIYGIQTMFIEWYVWYTIIKAIVFSIIITSVASFCGYYVKGGALEVGKASTNAVVSSSILILLFDVILTKLLMQ
- a CDS encoding ABC transporter ATP-binding protein, whose translation is MIEVKDIEKSFDGVKVLKGVSATFETGKVNLIIGQSGSGKTVLMKSLVGLVRPEHGEILYDRRDLMTMGREQLRHLRTEIGMLFQGSALFDSETVLGNVEFPIMMYTGMSLAERRERARFCLERVGLKGADDKYPSEISGGMQKRVAIARAIALNPKYLFCDEPNSGLDPKTSILIDELLYDITHEYGITTVINTHDMNSVLGIGENIVFINKGHREWVGNKELIYTTTNEALTDFVFANDLFQKVRSYVLEHAHK
- a CDS encoding vitamin K epoxide reductase family protein, with amino-acid sequence MASSGSVFTEYLRVLGVPHTNAYSTRRYRAYPRHMALTAMYDLLREYKAAPEIADVKPSAEALAGVKVPFVAQTADGCRIVTEVSPKFVSVIGPHDAKAVIMPVGKFVDEWSGKAISASPTSDSGETNFKSHRFKELSRGIEKWLLVVCVVFLVAVFAVSGHTFGDWSTCAVFVLNAVGIYVCYLLILKDAHVDSRAADSVCGVIQSHGCSTVLSHDASVFLGLFPWCQIGITYFSVSFVAMLVYPPCLPYLAVASACCLPYTVWSVCYQKFRIHAWCTLCLCVQTIFWLEFLVYLAGGHFHGVFPLRFDLVVLLACYLAVLLAVNRIIPRIFGAEMSDADTLAASSQTSVKDMDDKSGLRRPSADDTAGIHVTLS
- a CDS encoding porin, coding for MDKVVARVLLLLSTISVTTIHTQAADQADTQEKSFDYIPKVHGTVRTRYEMATEDVMSRFQVRTARIAVSGNVAPFIDYFMQTDFNDRGSYTFLDAWGRVAITNDIRISMGQMRIPFSVDASRSPHQYYFANHSTVGKLVGQQRGVGGKIAVVLPGTGLTAEAGVFNTHSITRHKVWERTMDASCKARYTFGNMFVEGGFESVMPDSIRINQIDGAVHWGAGHWMIEGEYLYKHYTNNSFKPTHAWNVMADYSMPIRTNTFNRMSFQARYDGVTDNSQGTRDSAGELYITQPRHQRATVGATLSYIHPKVRADVRINYENYFYPSDTEVDIEDKNKLVLELVVRF
- the purT gene encoding formate-dependent phosphoribosylglycinamide formyltransferase, producing the protein MSKIGSVMTPVGRKALLLGSGELGKEVAIELMRYGVEVVACDRYANAPAMQVAHRSHVFNMLDGAELRRIIELERPDHIIPEVEAIATPTLLELEKEGYNVTPTARAAWLTMNREGIRRLAAEELGITTSPYRFASTREEFEKAIEEIGIPCVVKPIMSSSGHGQSTVKSAADIDRAWHTSQEGGRAGAGRVIVEGFVDFDYEITLLTVRSCSGTVYCEPVGHIQIDGDYRYSWQPQPMSTAALESAQEIAKKVTDALGGYGIFGVELFIKGDQVIFSEVSPRPHDTGMVTMISQDLSEFGLHARALLGLPVPSIRFYGPSASRAVVVEGDTDKVEFDNLEQVLAEPGVQIRIFGKPEVKGHRRMGVILATDESVDAARAKAERAYEALRVNVLPR
- a CDS encoding LytR/AlgR family response regulator transcription factor, yielding MERTVKCVAIDDEVLALDVIEKFCERLGGVSLLTFTNPAEGMRVINAERPDIVFLDIEMENINGLSIASSLPKGTCFIFTTAYLQYALDGFNLDAVDYLHKPFAYSRFKAAMEKAFRRIEYADTARKGQSLVVKQEYNNVSIALDDILYIEAMEGYSKIFRAKGTCVVSRGILKNIYGMLPQKDFLRIHRSFIIPVGKVESFNRQEVRLSGGKVLPVGRQYVDAVMAALKP
- a CDS encoding sensor histidine kinase; amino-acid sequence: MKIPENKTALIFDLFFCLIFMPLLIFLGPVHYWVKDSPVFFCLACVFLYACYFVIKRMDVPALLIGRRYKRIAVVSMVIIGVNLALTYYPLPDVDFITPAMSEYQTNMRNYSITIGMWLMLSLVVAYSLTVSFVLELYEHILLKEKIENQRDKAQLAMFKAQISPHFLFNTLNSLYSLVIGTSEKAEDAFIKFTEILKYTYVTIDNEYVALRDELTYIQNYIDLQMLRLNEHTKVRCDYRIDDDGIEIPPMILLTFVENAFKYGSSTSADCNIYISLVVRNGELELVTRNCVMRHADMFRKEMPAGMQNCRARLAALYPGSHSLVTEERDGNFMVNLNIKLG